One part of the Hydrogenobacter sp. T-2 genome encodes these proteins:
- a CDS encoding ATP-dependent DNA helicase has protein sequence MALEVYELLLKKGLERRRAQEKFFSIVLSAIEEGNNCIKIIQAPTGTGKTYGYLIPLMEREQKAIISTGTKLLQEQLRRDIENLRSYYSYIYGEDISYVILKGKSNYLCLDRFYDLSLERRPVEIESLLESGWDGDFEFVNLEPELREMLCVDDDYCTFHYRQTCKYRHDCFYWGRLKRLERQADIIVVNHALLTLKDFENPEERVLVLDEAHELDKYITSSLTWGISLYTLRVDIMGKILDFLKEAKVELEDFFIKHFEGLFKEQKEELALESLKPYAEDFETHILRPLLYFHKTIRENLISQLTNFVTEKMFVSITLKEYMLKSGILDWERYLELKANYDAPSEEEEKWIKKIRNYELLTRRLNKIRDFYKIMKEDPPGIGYLVGRRFSRRLQTFNYWLEAFPVFPAGHVDWTGYKAIIVTSATVDPEDLNQTLGIKGEYYDLEHSFPYEKVNFLVYLVDPRRREEWEQCLKDAYKYLRSLYDKLLVLLTNKEHIKLFEKEKDIAFQGDEPLSGLLEKLRSGRIKALVGLDSLWFGVDVKGEKGILMAKLPFESPEEPITFHRIRFLKSVGLDPFEYQKRKALIKFRQGIGRLMRSKEDSGTIVLCDKRIYKFREFLESVEELGIRVKNVKEHL, from the coding sequence ATGGCTCTTGAAGTGTATGAACTTCTTCTTAAGAAGGGTCTTGAGAGAAGAAGGGCTCAAGAGAAGTTTTTCAGCATAGTCTTGTCCGCTATAGAAGAAGGGAATAACTGCATAAAGATAATACAGGCGCCTACAGGGACTGGAAAGACCTACGGCTACCTTATACCTCTTATGGAAAGGGAGCAGAAGGCAATAATCTCCACTGGGACAAAGCTACTTCAGGAACAACTAAGGAGAGATATTGAAAATCTTAGGTCTTATTACTCGTATATATATGGAGAGGATATTAGCTACGTTATTTTGAAGGGCAAAAGCAACTATCTGTGCTTGGATAGGTTCTATGACCTATCATTGGAAAGAAGACCTGTGGAGATTGAATCTCTGTTGGAGAGTGGTTGGGATGGTGATTTTGAGTTTGTAAACCTTGAGCCAGAACTTAGAGAAATGCTCTGCGTGGATGATGACTATTGCACCTTTCATTACAGACAAACCTGCAAGTATAGGCATGATTGCTTCTACTGGGGAAGGCTAAAAAGGCTTGAAAGGCAGGCGGACATAATTGTGGTAAACCACGCCCTTTTGACCCTAAAGGATTTTGAAAACCCAGAGGAAAGGGTGCTTGTCCTTGATGAAGCCCATGAGCTTGACAAGTATATAACCAGCAGTCTTACATGGGGAATATCTCTCTACACTTTAAGAGTTGATATAATGGGGAAGATCCTTGACTTTCTCAAAGAGGCAAAGGTTGAATTAGAGGACTTCTTCATAAAACACTTTGAAGGACTTTTCAAAGAGCAAAAGGAAGAGCTTGCCCTTGAAAGTCTAAAACCCTATGCGGAAGATTTTGAAACCCATATCCTTAGACCACTTCTCTATTTTCACAAAACCATAAGAGAAAACCTCATATCACAGCTGACAAACTTTGTCACAGAGAAAATGTTTGTAAGCATAACCTTAAAGGAGTATATGCTTAAAAGCGGTATTCTTGATTGGGAAAGGTATTTGGAATTAAAGGCTAACTACGACGCACCCAGCGAGGAAGAGGAAAAATGGATAAAGAAAATAAGAAACTACGAGCTTTTAACAAGGAGGCTAAACAAGATTAGAGATTTCTACAAAATCATGAAGGAAGACCCACCTGGAATAGGATATCTCGTAGGTAGACGCTTTAGCAGAAGGCTTCAGACCTTTAACTACTGGCTTGAAGCTTTTCCCGTTTTTCCTGCAGGTCATGTGGATTGGACAGGCTACAAGGCTATCATAGTTACCTCAGCAACCGTTGACCCAGAAGACCTAAATCAAACCTTGGGTATAAAGGGTGAATACTACGACCTTGAGCATTCCTTTCCTTACGAGAAGGTTAATTTTCTCGTATACTTGGTAGACCCAAGAAGAAGGGAAGAGTGGGAGCAGTGCTTAAAGGATGCCTATAAGTATCTTAGAAGCCTATACGATAAACTTCTGGTGCTTTTAACTAACAAAGAGCATATAAAACTTTTTGAAAAGGAAAAAGATATAGCCTTTCAGGGAGATGAGCCTTTGTCTGGGCTTCTTGAAAAGCTAAGGTCTGGAAGGATAAAGGCTCTTGTGGGGCTCGATAGCCTTTGGTTTGGTGTTGATGTGAAGGGTGAAAAGGGCATACTTATGGCAAAGCTACCCTTTGAAAGTCCAGAGGAACCTATAACTTTTCATAGAATAAGGTTTCTAAAGTCTGTGGGACTTGACCCTTTTGAGTATCAAAAAAGAAAGGCTCTCATAAAGTTTAGACAGGGCATAGGTAGGTTAATGAGAAGTAAGGAGGACAGCGGAACTATAGTTTTGTGCGATAAGAGAATATACAAGTTTAGAGAATTTTTGGAGTCTGTGGAGGAACTTGGTATAAGGGTTAAGAATGTAAAGGAGCATCTCTAA
- a CDS encoding SDR family NAD(P)-dependent oxidoreductase, with protein sequence MKNFLITGCAGFIGWKTSEKLLQKGYSVVGLDNMNDYYDTRLKEYRLSLLKGYENFTFYPVDIEDKESLKEVFKKHSFDCVINEAARAGVRYSIENPYVYFTTNTIGTLNLLELCKDFGIKKFVLASTSSLYAGQEMPFREDLPVNTPISPYAASKKSAEVLCYTYHYLYGIDMSIVRYFTVYGPAGRPDMSIFRFIKWVLEGKPLEVFGDGSQSRDFTYIDDIAEGTILATKPLGYEVINLGNNKPHTLSEVISLIEKYTGKKAVLELKDFHKADMKATWADIQKAQSLLGWKPQVDLEEGIRRTVEWTLENWEWVREVKI encoded by the coding sequence ATGAAGAACTTTTTAATAACGGGATGTGCGGGCTTTATAGGTTGGAAAACTTCGGAAAAGCTATTGCAAAAAGGCTACAGCGTGGTAGGTCTGGACAACATGAACGACTACTATGACACAAGGCTAAAGGAGTATAGGCTATCACTTCTCAAAGGGTATGAGAATTTCACCTTCTACCCCGTAGATATAGAAGACAAGGAGTCCCTAAAAGAGGTTTTCAAAAAACACTCCTTTGACTGTGTAATAAACGAGGCGGCGAGAGCTGGAGTGCGTTATTCCATAGAAAACCCTTATGTTTACTTTACCACGAACACCATAGGCACTTTGAACCTGCTTGAGCTATGCAAAGACTTTGGTATTAAGAAGTTCGTATTGGCTTCTACATCTTCTCTCTATGCGGGACAGGAGATGCCCTTTAGAGAAGACCTGCCTGTTAACACACCCATATCTCCCTACGCTGCTTCAAAGAAGTCCGCAGAAGTGCTCTGCTACACTTACCACTACCTTTATGGCATAGATATGTCAATTGTTCGCTACTTTACCGTTTACGGTCCTGCAGGCAGACCAGATATGAGCATATTTAGGTTCATAAAATGGGTGCTTGAGGGCAAGCCTCTTGAAGTCTTTGGTGATGGTTCTCAAAGCAGGGACTTTACCTACATAGACGATATAGCGGAAGGGACTATTTTGGCTACAAAGCCTCTCGGGTATGAGGTTATAAACCTTGGGAATAACAAACCACACACACTTTCGGAGGTTATATCTCTAATTGAAAAATACACAGGAAAAAAGGCTGTGCTTGAGTTAAAGGACTTTCACAAGGCGGACATGAAAGCCACATGGGCGGACATACAAAAGGCTCAAAGCCTTCTTGGCTGGAAGCCACAGGTAGACCTTGAGGAGGGAATAAGAAGAACCGTGGAGTGGACTTTGGAAAACTGGGAGTGGGTAAGGGAAGTGAAGATATAA
- the sreA gene encoding sulfur reductase subunit SreA, giving the protein MEIGGSFYDRKAYSTCYMCACRCGIEVYVRNNKVTYIKGNDTHPTNKGVLCAKGSSGIMKEYSPARLRKPLLRVGPRGSGQFKEIEWEEALEIATQWLEEARRKGPYKIAFFTGRDQMQQINSWFSSQLGTVNWAAHGGFCSVNIAASGLYSIGGSFWEFGEADFENTKYFMLIGVAEDHSSNPFKLGIQEMKRKGGKFVVVNPVRWGYGAVADEWVPIKPGTDGAFFMGIMHVLFKYNLVNWEFLKEYTNASWLVIQAPGTSKDGLFYRNAEGKPMVYDKRSQSFKPADRIVPDNLDPAFIGEFTTPEGYKVRPAFDIFAERLVKDYSPEKVEKITGIPARDIERIAKEMGTIALYHPIELPIEWTDVWGRRHKKVIGRPVSFHMMRGVASHSNGFQSARAVFLLMMMLGVVDVPGGFLNKPPYPKHIEDLPKPYKITRPDEIKYGEVYPGPHLGYPQNPDDLLVDKKGNPVRIDHAYSWWFPLTAHGLIHNVIPAAYEGNPYHIEVLIIYMANMAWNSSQNIPYIIQALTATDPAGNYIIPKVITIDAFYSEQVAYSDLVFPDATYLEQWFALSLLDRPPSAVDGPVDALRHPIVDPLAKGYDVRGWGDVMVELGSRLKLPGFLNPDGSRKYKDFKDFLINWQIRPGVGALAGWRGKNGDKHFVGEPNPNQLEMYIKNKGFFYYKLPENMRFYRHANKDYQEWAVSVGFIKKVAPIVFNFYLETLQTFRLAGQGLWEGKNQPSNDPILRERLVKYFDPLPFWYPPFEEEVSNKDYPLYAFTQRPQWMYHSWDSQNAWLRQISSRNYLYMNPKTAEKLGIKHLDWVWVESRIGRVKCQVFLTETTEPNSVWTWNAIGKMKGTWGLKPEAEEGREGFLLNHVIPHSIRIGGREVYYGDPITGHLAWFDTKVKVYKAEDQTPETYPQFEVEPLDYIKERWTPVLRYKP; this is encoded by the coding sequence ATGGAGATAGGCGGTAGCTTTTACGACAGGAAAGCCTACAGCACTTGCTATATGTGTGCCTGCAGATGCGGTATAGAGGTCTATGTGAGAAACAACAAGGTGACATACATAAAGGGTAATGACACCCATCCAACTAATAAGGGTGTTCTATGTGCCAAGGGTTCATCTGGAATAATGAAAGAATATAGCCCCGCAAGGCTCAGGAAACCTCTTCTGAGAGTGGGTCCAAGAGGCTCTGGCCAGTTCAAGGAAATAGAGTGGGAAGAAGCACTTGAGATAGCTACCCAGTGGCTGGAAGAGGCAAGAAGGAAGGGACCCTATAAGATTGCCTTCTTTACAGGAAGAGACCAGATGCAACAGATAAACAGCTGGTTTTCCAGCCAGCTCGGGACGGTCAACTGGGCGGCGCACGGAGGTTTTTGTTCTGTAAATATCGCTGCCTCTGGTCTGTATTCCATTGGTGGCTCTTTCTGGGAGTTTGGAGAGGCGGACTTTGAAAACACAAAATACTTTATGCTCATAGGCGTGGCGGAAGACCACTCTTCTAATCCCTTCAAGCTGGGTATTCAAGAAATGAAGCGCAAAGGTGGAAAGTTTGTGGTGGTAAACCCAGTGAGATGGGGCTATGGTGCGGTAGCGGACGAGTGGGTGCCTATAAAGCCCGGCACGGACGGTGCTTTCTTTATGGGTATAATGCACGTTCTTTTTAAATACAACCTTGTTAACTGGGAGTTTCTAAAAGAATACACCAATGCAAGCTGGCTTGTAATTCAAGCACCGGGCACCTCAAAGGACGGTCTCTTCTACAGAAACGCAGAAGGTAAGCCTATGGTCTATGATAAAAGGTCTCAGTCCTTTAAGCCTGCGGACAGGATAGTGCCAGACAACCTTGACCCTGCCTTTATAGGAGAGTTCACCACGCCAGAAGGCTACAAGGTGAGACCTGCCTTTGACATATTCGCAGAAAGGCTCGTAAAGGACTATAGCCCAGAGAAGGTGGAAAAGATAACGGGCATACCTGCAAGGGATATAGAAAGAATAGCCAAGGAAATGGGAACTATAGCCCTGTATCATCCAATAGAACTACCCATAGAGTGGACGGATGTATGGGGAAGAAGGCACAAGAAGGTTATAGGTAGACCTGTTTCCTTCCATATGATGAGGGGTGTGGCATCTCATAGCAATGGCTTTCAGAGTGCAAGGGCTGTTTTCTTGCTTATGATGATGCTGGGTGTGGTGGATGTGCCTGGAGGTTTTCTTAATAAGCCACCTTATCCCAAACACATAGAAGACCTTCCAAAGCCTTACAAGATTACCAGACCTGATGAGATAAAGTATGGAGAGGTGTATCCCGGACCACATCTTGGTTATCCTCAAAACCCCGATGACCTTCTTGTGGACAAAAAGGGCAACCCTGTAAGGATAGACCATGCCTATAGTTGGTGGTTTCCTCTAACCGCTCACGGTCTTATACACAATGTCATACCCGCAGCATACGAGGGTAATCCTTATCACATTGAGGTGCTTATAATTTACATGGCAAACATGGCATGGAACTCCTCTCAGAATATACCCTACATAATCCAAGCCCTAACTGCCACAGACCCTGCGGGTAATTACATAATCCCTAAGGTTATAACCATAGATGCCTTCTATAGCGAGCAGGTTGCATACTCGGACTTGGTCTTTCCGGATGCCACTTACCTTGAGCAATGGTTTGCTCTGTCTTTGCTTGATAGACCACCCTCTGCGGTAGATGGTCCTGTAGATGCCCTAAGACATCCCATAGTAGACCCTCTGGCAAAAGGCTACGATGTGAGAGGTTGGGGTGATGTGATGGTGGAGCTTGGCTCAAGGTTAAAGCTACCAGGCTTTTTAAACCCAGATGGCTCAAGAAAATACAAGGACTTCAAGGACTTTCTTATAAACTGGCAGATAAGACCTGGTGTGGGTGCTCTTGCAGGATGGAGAGGCAAAAACGGAGACAAGCACTTTGTGGGAGAACCAAACCCTAACCAGCTTGAAATGTATATAAAGAATAAAGGCTTTTTCTACTACAAACTGCCAGAGAATATGAGGTTTTACAGGCATGCAAACAAGGACTACCAAGAGTGGGCTGTAAGCGTAGGCTTTATAAAGAAGGTAGCTCCTATAGTCTTTAACTTTTACCTTGAAACGTTACAAACCTTTAGGCTTGCGGGTCAAGGATTGTGGGAAGGCAAAAACCAGCCATCCAACGACCCCATACTCAGAGAAAGACTTGTTAAATACTTTGACCCTCTACCCTTCTGGTATCCACCCTTTGAGGAAGAGGTCTCCAATAAAGACTATCCTCTTTATGCCTTTACACAGAGACCCCAGTGGATGTATCACTCTTGGGACTCTCAAAATGCATGGCTAAGGCAGATATCTTCAAGGAACTACCTGTATATGAACCCCAAGACCGCAGAGAAACTTGGTATAAAGCACCTTGACTGGGTATGGGTTGAGTCCAGAATAGGAAGGGTAAAATGCCAAGTATTCCTAACAGAGACCACAGAACCCAACTCCGTCTGGACCTGGAACGCCATAGGCAAAATGAAAGGAACATGGGGTCTAAAGCCAGAAGCGGAAGAAGGGCGTGAAGGCTTTCTCCTCAACCATGTTATACCCCATAGCATACGCATAGGAGGAAGGGAAGTCTACTATGGAGACCCAATAACAGGACACCTTGCTTGGTTTGATACAAAGGTAAAGGTCTACAAAGCGGAAGACCAAACTCCAGAAACCTATCCACAGTTTGAAGTAGAGCCACTTGACTATATTAAGGAAAGGTGGACTCCTGTGCTGAGGTATAAACCATGA
- a CDS encoding Uma2 family endonuclease, producing the protein MKTLEKKTVVDYEALPEGSPYQLIEGELIMSPAPGFEHFGSSFNLVIRLADAVYRTGKGRVIYAPVDLYLDEENAYQPDIMVVLKGSKAKITSKGVYGPPDVVVEILSPSTAYYDLTQKKDVYERSGVREYWLVDPLRRTFEVYLNTEEGFKLISKAKGKGMVRSEVLSLELELEEVFEGIEP; encoded by the coding sequence ATGAAGACCCTTGAGAAGAAGACTGTAGTGGACTACGAGGCATTGCCAGAGGGTAGTCCATACCAGCTTATTGAAGGAGAGCTTATTATGAGCCCAGCACCGGGGTTTGAGCATTTTGGAAGCTCTTTTAACCTTGTCATAAGGCTTGCAGATGCTGTTTATCGCACCGGCAAAGGAAGGGTCATCTACGCTCCAGTGGACTTATATCTTGACGAAGAGAACGCCTACCAGCCAGATATAATGGTGGTTTTAAAAGGCTCAAAGGCAAAGATAACAAGCAAAGGCGTGTATGGACCGCCTGATGTGGTGGTGGAGATACTTTCACCTTCCACTGCATACTATGACTTGACTCAAAAGAAGGATGTTTATGAGAGGTCTGGAGTAAGAGAATACTGGCTTGTGGACCCTCTTAGGAGAACCTTTGAGGTATATCTCAATACAGAAGAAGGCTTTAAACTCATAAGCAAGGCAAAGGGTAAGGGTATGGTGAGGTCTGAGGTGCTTTCTTTGGAGCTTGAGCTTGAAGAGGTTTTTGAGGGTATAGAGCCATGA
- a CDS encoding Uma2 family endonuclease, with protein MKTLEKKTVADYEALPEGSPYQLIEGELVMSPAPAPDHQVVSGNIYLLLRMAVRGKGVVLYSPLDVYLDLENAYQPDIVVILKGSKARITRKGVYGPPDVVVEILSPSTAYYDLTQKKDVYERSGVREYWIVDPLRRTFEVYLNTEEGFKLVSKAKGKGVVRSEVLSLELELEEVFEGIEP; from the coding sequence ATGAAGACCCTTGAGAAGAAGACTGTAGCAGATTACGAGGCATTGCCAGAAGGTAGCCCATACCAACTCATTGAAGGAGAGCTTGTTATGAGCCCAGCACCAGCACCTGACCACCAAGTAGTCTCTGGAAATATCTACCTCTTGCTTAGAATGGCTGTAAGAGGTAAGGGCGTTGTCTTGTATTCACCCCTTGATGTATACTTGGACTTGGAAAATGCCTATCAACCTGACATAGTGGTAATTCTCAAGGGTTCAAAGGCAAGGATAACCAGAAAAGGCGTTTATGGACCACCTGATGTGGTAGTGGAGATACTTTCACCTTCCACTGCATACTATGACTTGACGCAAAAGAAGGATGTTTATGAAAGGTCTGGAGTGAGAGAGTATTGGATAGTGGACCCTCTTAGGAGAACCTTTGAGGTATATCTTAATACAGAAGAAGGCTTTAAACTCGTAAGCAAGGCAAAGGGTAAGGGTGTGGTGAGGTCTGAGGTGCTTTCTTTGGAGCTTGAGCTTGAAGAGGTTTTTGAGGGTATAGAGCCATGA
- a CDS encoding Uma2 family endonuclease, whose protein sequence is MKTLEKKTVADYEALPEGSPYQLVEGELVMSPAPGFEHFRSQRNILLRLFRLILEAGKGEVIYAPVDLYLDEENVYQPDIMVVLKGSKAKITRKGVYGPPDVVVEILSPSTAYYDLTQKKDVYERSGVREYWLVDPLRRTFEVYLNTEEGFKLISKAKGKGLVRSEVLSLELDLDEVFEGIEP, encoded by the coding sequence ATGAAGACCCTTGAGAAGAAGACTGTAGCAGACTATGAGGCATTGCCAGAAGGTAGTCCATACCAGCTTGTTGAAGGAGAGCTTGTTATGAGCCCAGCACCGGGGTTTGAGCACTTTAGAAGTCAGAGAAACATTCTTTTGAGATTATTCAGGCTTATACTCGAAGCAGGCAAAGGTGAGGTCATCTATGCTCCAGTGGACTTATATCTTGACGAAGAGAACGTCTACCAGCCAGATATAATGGTGGTTTTAAAAGGCTCAAAGGCAAAGATAACCAGAAAAGGCGTTTATGGACCACCTGATGTGGTGGTGGAGATACTTTCACCCTCTACCGCTTACTATGACTTGACGCAGAAGAAGGATGTTTATGAGAGGTCTGGAGTGAGAGAATACTGGCTTGTAGACCCTCTTAGGAGAACCTTTGAGGTATATCTCAATACAGAGGAGGGTTTTAAACTCATAAGCAAGGCAAAGGGTAAGGGCTTGGTGAGGTCTGAGGTGCTTTCTTTGGAGCTTGACCTTGATGAGGTTTTTGAGGGTATAGAGCCATGA
- a CDS encoding Uma2 family endonuclease, with translation MKTLEKKTITDYEALPEGSPYQLIEGELVMSPAPGFEHQQTSINISHKLYSFLKQKGIGRVLYAPLDVYIDEENAYQPDIVVILKGSKTRITSKGVYGPPDVVVEILSPSTAYYDLTQKKDVYERSGVREYWIVDPLRRTFEVYLNTEEGFKLVSKAKGKGLVRSEVLSLELDLDEVFEGIEP, from the coding sequence ATGAAGACCCTTGAGAAGAAAACTATAACAGACTATGAGGCATTGCCAGAAGGTAGCCCATACCAGCTTATTGAAGGAGAGCTTGTTATGAGCCCAGCACCAGGGTTTGAGCACCAGCAGACTTCTATAAACATAAGCCACAAGCTTTATAGTTTCCTCAAGCAAAAGGGTATTGGAAGAGTGCTATACGCACCCCTTGACGTGTATATTGACGAGGAAAACGCCTACCAACCTGACATAGTGGTAATTCTTAAGGGTTCAAAGACAAGGATAACAAGCAAAGGCGTTTATGGACCGCCTGATGTGGTGGTAGAGATACTTTCACCTTCTACCGCTTACTATGACTTGACGCAGAAAAAGGATGTTTATGAGAGGTCTGGAGTGAGAGAGTATTGGATAGTGGACCCTCTTAGGAGAACCTTTGAGGTATATCTCAATACAGAAGAAGGCTTTAAACTCGTAAGCAAGGCAAAGGGTAAGGGCTTGGTGAGGTCTGAGGTGCTTTCTTTGGAGCTTGACCTTGATGAGGTTTTTGAGGGTATAGAGCCATGA
- a CDS encoding Uma2 family endonuclease: MKTLEKKTITDYEALPEGSPYQLIEGELIMSPAPGFEHFRSSKRVFVRLYRLIEDAGKGEVIYAPVDLYLDEENVYQPDIMVVLKGSKARITNKGVYGPPDVVVEILSPSTAYYDLRLKKKVYERAGVREYWIVDPMERSLEIYTNSEEGFKLTSRVVEKGKVFSKVLDIDLDLEEVFKEV, from the coding sequence ATGAAGACCCTTGAGAAGAAAACTATAACAGATTATGAGGCATTGCCAGAAGGCAGTCCATACCAGCTTATTGAAGGAGAGCTTATTATGAGCCCAGCACCGGGGTTTGAGCATTTTAGAAGCTCAAAGAGGGTCTTTGTGAGATTATATAGGCTCATCGAAGATGCAGGCAAAGGTGAGGTCATTTACGCTCCGGTGGACTTATATCTTGACGAAGAGAACGTCTATCAGCCAGATATAATGGTGGTTTTAAAAGGCTCAAAGGCAAGGATAACGAACAAAGGCGTGTATGGACCGCCTGATGTGGTGGTGGAGATACTTTCACCTTCCACTGCATATTATGACCTAAGGCTCAAGAAAAAGGTTTACGAAAGGGCAGGAGTGAGAGAGTATTGGATAGTGGACCCTATGGAAAGAAGCCTTGAAATATACACAAACTCAGAAGAAGGTTTTAAGCTAACTTCAAGGGTCGTGGAAAAGGGTAAGGTATTTTCTAAAGTTTTAGATATAGATTTAGACCTTGAAGAAGTTTTTAAGGAGGTATAG
- the sreB gene encoding sulfur reductase subunit SreB codes for MAQFALVIDLNTCVGCHACATNCKEWNTQAAFGPLSDFDPYGREPQGVWYNRIMTYEMGEFPNTQVFHLPKSCLHCQDSPCVPVCPTGASYKREQDGIVLVNYDDCIGCKLCSWSCPYGCREFDEADKVMKKCTLCIDRIYDESLPPEHRKPACVLTCPAKARFFGDIEDPNSEVYNVIKERNGFVLFSDAGTNPGNHYLPRTETKVHVDEHLLKHDNPLFLEVLRRHHVGG; via the coding sequence ATGGCACAGTTTGCACTTGTGATAGACCTTAACACCTGCGTTGGCTGTCATGCCTGTGCGACAAATTGCAAGGAATGGAACACACAGGCGGCTTTTGGACCGCTTTCTGACTTTGACCCATACGGTAGAGAGCCTCAGGGCGTGTGGTATAACAGAATAATGACCTACGAAATGGGCGAGTTTCCAAATACGCAGGTCTTTCACCTTCCTAAGTCTTGCCTGCACTGTCAAGATTCTCCTTGCGTCCCAGTTTGTCCCACAGGTGCAAGCTACAAGAGAGAGCAGGATGGCATAGTGCTCGTAAATTATGATGACTGCATTGGTTGTAAGCTCTGCTCTTGGTCTTGTCCTTATGGTTGTAGAGAGTTTGACGAAGCGGACAAGGTGATGAAAAAATGCACCCTTTGTATAGATAGAATATACGACGAGTCCCTTCCACCAGAGCACAGAAAACCTGCCTGTGTCCTTACATGCCCTGCTAAGGCAAGGTTCTTTGGAGATATAGAAGACCCAAACAGCGAAGTATACAATGTCATAAAGGAGCGTAATGGCTTTGTGTTATTCTCTGACGCAGGCACAAACCCAGGTAATCACTACCTGCCAAGAACGGAGACAAAAGTCCATGTGGACGAGCACCTTCTAAAGCACGATAACCCTCTTTTCTTAGAGGTTTTAAGAAGACATCATGTAGGAGGTTAA
- the sreC gene encoding sulfur reductase subunit SreC: MHPPISLIWFFLTAGVSIGLFNFTYFMEFLTLFGKNTAMPRQAVIISLVISLVLIGLGAIGASFHLGHKMRAWKAIKRFHTSWLSREAVFSGAYGFVLFLYGLAYYFNANLFIQHSLGILTFVLGWLSAFSTAMIYASNKFVLEWYTSLTVLYYLNMYLMLGSSAFLSLTYFYRPEFVPTYLFLTFLFVSLGLAFRIAFNIRQFIIPRPTINEALNLPHNRPIRVLDTGTTTNNYCTEEFYYKKGKDLLGSVLPVAYILTFIVPLFLILYAWITGNYNYNFFKIAFASLVLGSFLERWCFFVEGNHVQNLFYGLYPEEGYRLRKGYMERKKTVIRL; this comes from the coding sequence ATGCATCCACCCATCTCTTTGATATGGTTTTTCTTAACCGCAGGCGTTTCTATAGGGCTTTTCAACTTTACCTACTTTATGGAGTTTCTCACACTCTTTGGTAAAAACACCGCAATGCCAAGACAGGCAGTTATTATCTCACTGGTTATCTCTCTTGTCCTCATAGGGCTTGGTGCTATTGGTGCAAGTTTTCACCTTGGACACAAAATGAGAGCCTGGAAGGCTATAAAGCGTTTTCATACCTCTTGGCTTTCCCGTGAGGCGGTCTTTAGTGGAGCCTATGGCTTTGTCCTTTTTCTGTATGGTCTTGCCTATTACTTTAATGCAAACCTCTTTATACAGCACTCTTTGGGTATCCTTACCTTTGTTCTTGGATGGCTTTCTGCCTTTTCCACTGCCATGATATACGCCAGCAACAAGTTTGTGCTTGAATGGTATACTTCTCTCACAGTGCTTTATTACCTCAACATGTATCTTATGCTTGGCTCCTCTGCCTTTTTGTCTTTGACCTATTTTTACAGACCAGAGTTTGTCCCCACTTATCTTTTCCTCACATTTCTATTTGTTTCCCTTGGGCTTGCCTTTAGGATAGCCTTTAACATAAGGCAGTTTATCATTCCAAGACCCACCATAAATGAAGCCCTAAACCTACCACACAACAGACCCATAAGAGTTCTTGACACAGGCACAACCACGAACAATTACTGCACAGAGGAATTCTATTACAAAAAGGGTAAAGACCTACTTGGCTCTGTCCTTCCCGTTGCCTACATACTTACCTTCATTGTGCCACTTTTCCTTATACTCTACGCTTGGATAACTGGAAACTATAACTACAACTTTTTTAAGATAGCCTTTGCAAGCCTCGTGTTAGGTAGCTTTTTAGAGAGATGGTGCTTCTTTGTGGAAGGCAACCACGTGCAAAACCTCTTCTATGGACTATACCCAGAAGAAGGCTATAGACTGAGAAAGGGCTATATGGAAAGAAAGAAAACGGTCATAAGGCTCTAA
- a CDS encoding nucleotidyltransferase substrate binding protein — protein MACGERLLKKLAQTERALGKLEQVKDLKERLEEEILYEVCVKRFEYTFETSWKTVRLFLLERKGLECNSPMDCFKSFYSVGMLEKGFGDNIPRVVRLKNEVVHIYDFSLAEKAYISIMETALHLFRAVVRKIREECQKED, from the coding sequence ATGGCATGTGGGGAAAGATTACTTAAAAAGCTGGCTCAAACGGAAAGGGCTTTAGGCAAATTGGAGCAGGTAAAGGACCTCAAAGAAAGGCTTGAGGAAGAGATTCTTTATGAAGTTTGTGTAAAAAGGTTTGAATACACCTTTGAAACCTCGTGGAAAACGGTCAGGCTTTTTCTTTTAGAGCGAAAAGGGCTTGAATGTAATTCACCCATGGATTGTTTTAAGAGTTTTTACTCCGTTGGAATGTTAGAGAAGGGTTTTGGAGACAATATTCCCCGCGTGGTTAGACTAAAAAATGAAGTGGTTCATATATACGATTTTTCTTTGGCGGAAAAGGCTTACATAAGCATAATGGAGACCGCCCTGCATCTTTTCAGGGCGGTGGTTAGGAAAATAAGGGAGGAGTGCCAAAAGGAAGATTAG